In Lathyrus oleraceus cultivar Zhongwan6 chromosome 2, CAAS_Psat_ZW6_1.0, whole genome shotgun sequence, the DNA window AGTATTTCTGACTCCCTCTCGTCTTCATCACTTTCAAAAACTGATAAGCTCAAAACACGTTCTAACGGTAACTGGGGTACTTTCGTTTCAATTTCTTGAGCAATCACTTGATCTATTACCTCTACAGTGTGACTTGTGccaatatcatctttgtattgcataATGTTTCGAATATCAATTTTCAATTCTTCATCATAGATTTTGAGAGTCATTGTTCTTTCCTCTATGTCTATCATACACCGCCCTGTCTTTAAAAATGGTTTGCCCAATATGAGAGGGATCTCCTTATTTTCATGCATCTCAAGAATGACAAAGTCAACTGGAAATACAAATTTATCTATCTTTACCAGAACATCTTCCACAATTCCATAGGGTCACCTAACTGAGCGATCGGAAAACTGAAGCGTCATCCTAGTGTCTTGAACGGTGCCAAGGCCCAATTTTTTATAAATGGAGAGTGACATCAAACTCACATTAGCTCCCAAatcaatcagagccttcttgaattttctatcaccaatagtgcaaggAATAGTAACTGAACCCCTATCTTTCTTTTTCACATGAATTTTCATACCTTGGAGAATAGCACTACACGTTTCAGTGAGGATGATCGGGTCTACATTTGTGGAGTGCTTtttggagatgatgtctttcatgaatttggcatataCTGGAATTTGTTCTAGAGCTTCAGAAAATGGAATGTTTATTTCAAGTttcttaaacatttccaaaaacTTATCAAAATTATTTTCATGTTGAGCTTTCTTCTTTTGTCTCTgagggtaagggagtttgatgaTTGGTTTAGAAGCTTTTTCTTTCTCCTTTAAGGCATTATCACAACTTCTTCCTCTTGGTTCTTGGTTTCTTTTATTTCTAAATCGACCTCTAACAACCCATCTTCCTCTGCACTGTTTTCTTCTAGTTCTTCAATTGACTTACCACTTCTGGTCACTACAGTGTTAACATTATTATGCTCATGCGGACTTGTCACTGTACCACTTGGAAAGGTACCTAGAGCTTGAGAATTTGAAGATAACTGTTGTGATATCTGACCcatctgaacttcaagattttttattGAGACAGTGGTGTTCTTTTGATTGTTTTTAGTCTCCTCTTGGAACTGAATATTATGAGCGACTAATTTTTCAATGGAAATCTCCCAGTCTACCGTTTTAGGAGCTTGAtattgctgttgttgttgatattggGTCTGATATTGTCCTTGACCCTGTTacggaacattccctctctgatctttaCAGGAGAAGTTAtgatgattcttccaacctggattgtaagtgttggagtagggattattctgcttcaagaacTTTATCTCTTCAATCTATTGAGGAGTTACAAAGTAATACACCgtgtggtgaggtccattacTGATTTCACAAGTGATGGTTTGAGCCGATTGAACTTGAGCtacctgttgagtacctatattcatagccTTTAATTTCTTTTCTACTTCGGCAGCGCTTGtgtcttccagacggattttattAGCTTTCAGTTTCAGATCAACGACTTCTTCAGGCTTGCTTGTACACCTGTCGTATAATTCCATATGCTCATTGGCAGCTATCACTTCAATAATCCTTTTAATATCAGTggttgttgagaaatttgttgagccaccggctgctgtatcaatcaattgttttg includes these proteins:
- the LOC127123689 gene encoding uncharacterized protein LOC127123689 is translated as MFKKLEINIPFSEALEQIPVYAKFMKDIISKKHSTNVDPIILTETCSAILQGMKIHVKKKDRGSVTIPCTIGDRKFKKALIDLGANVSLMSLSIYKKLGLGTVQDTRMTLQFSDRSVR